TGGGAACCCCTTTCCAACCGGTATGAGGGCCTTTATGAAACCAGCCGTAACATGTATAAGCGTCCTTTGGGAAATGATATCATATTTGAAGAGATCAATCATGACCTGAAGCTTGCGTTTTATTGCCGGTGGACAAATTGTCACCGCTTTGGGATTGTTCGGGAAGCAGCCATCACCTCTTTAGGGCACCAAACCGTCACGATCCGCATTCTGGATGGCATTCAGAACATCCTGCCCACCGGAGTGGACCGTGGCACACAACTGGCCTACAGTACACTCCTTGATGGTTACAAGAAAAATGAGCTTCTGCCAGAAAACGGTATCGGGATTTATACCCTCAGCTCCCTGCTTACCGACAGAGCCGAACCGGCAGAATCTTTACACTCCACCACCGTATGGTCTGCCGGTTTGCACCGGGATCATGTATTATTGTCTTCCACCCAGCTTGACGCCTTCCGGAAGGGAAAAGCGATATCCACCGAAACAGATATCAGAGCACGCCGGGGAGCATATTTTATCGAAAGCACTTTTGAGCTTCCACGAGGAAAAAGGGAAAATTGGTTCATCCAGGCGGATCTGAAGCAGGATCTTGTCCAACTCACTGAACTGAGAGATTTTTTACAAAGAGAGCCCCATCCTGAAAACATCCTAATATCCGAATTGCAGAAAAGTGACGAAGCCCTTGAACAACTGGTTGCCCGAAGTGACGGCCTTCAACTGGGACGCGATCAGCACATGAATTTCCGTCATTTTTCGGTGACCCTTTTCAATATTATGCGGGGAGGAATATTTGAATATAATAACACCATATATAAAGATGATTTTCTGAAGTTTTTGCGAACGTCAAATGTGTCATTATATCAAAAATATCGTGACGAATTGGAAAACCTTCCTGCCATCATGGCACTAAATGATATCTCGGGCTTCTTAAACAAAAAAGACAACAATCTGGAGCGTCTTCTTTATGAATATCTGCCTTTAAGCTTCAGCCGCCGTCACGGTGATCCAAGTCGTCCCTGGAATGATTTTGCTATTCATATCCGGGATGAGGATGGAAACCGGCTCCTGAATTATCAGGGGAACTGGAGAGATGTTTTTCAGAACTGGGAAGCCCTGACTTTATCGTTTCCGGAATTCATTGAACACATGATCACAAAATTTGTGAATTCTACAACCGCAGACGGGTACAACCCCTATCGACTGACACGGAATGGTTTTGAATGGGAAACTCCAGACCCCCATACTCCGTTTGCCAATATCGGCTACTGGGGGGATCATCAGATTGTCTATTTGCTCAAACTTTTAAAACTCTCTTATCACTTTCATCCGGGAAAACTTCAAAAACTTCTGACACAAGATCTGTTTACCTATGCCAATGTCCCCTACCGGATCAAACCCTATGCTTCCCTTGTGGAAGATCCCCATCATACCATTGATTTCGATGCAAACCTGCACGACGAGATTATGAATGCGATGAAAAACATGGGGACAGATGCCCAGCGCCTCCATGATGCAGAGGGGTCATTGATTCTTGTCAACCTGGCTGAAAAACTGCTGGTTCCGATTCTGGCCAAACTGTCCAACTTCATTCCCGGCGCCGGAATCTGGATGAATACCCAGCGGCCGGAATGGAACGACGCAAATAACGCATTGGTCGGATTTGGCGTTTCCATGGTGACCTTGTATTATCTTCGGGATCACCTCCACTTTTTATCAGACCTTTTTGGGAAACTGGATATCGATACAATTGATATTTCTCAGGAAGTCTATGATCATTTTCAAAAGATCCTAACGACTTTCAATAACCATAAGAATATGATTGGGGCCGTCCTCAGGGATAAAGACAGAAAAGTTTTCCTGGATGAATTGGGACATGCAGGCTCTCAATACCGGTCCCTCATATATACCAGGGGATTTTCCAAAATACGGAAGGGATTACCCCGACAAGACATGTTGAATCTCTTTTCCCTGGTTCTTCAACATATCGATCACACCATCAGCCTCAACAAACGGGATGATGGGTTGTTTCATGCCTATCATGTCATCCGTATGACCGACAAGGGAATTGCCCTCCGGAAGCTTTATGAAATGCTGGAAGGACAGGTCGCCGTACTAAGTTCAGGGTATTTGTCCGCCCAGGAGGCTCTTGACGTTTTAGAATCACTTCGGGAAAGCAGACTCTATCGTCCGGATCAACAGTCGTATGTTTTATATCCTGATCGTCAACTCCCGCGCTTTACAGAGAAAAACATAATCCCCAAAAAATATATAAATAAATCTTCTTTTTTAAAGAATTCTCTCCAGGCTAAAGATACCCGGGTGGTTCAACAGGATATTGACGGCAATGTCCATTTCAACGCAGTATTTAGCAATGGCCGCATCCTGAAACAAACCCTGGAAAAAATGGACTTGAATGCTCCGGAAATCGATACGATTCTGGATATTTACGAATCTGTTTTTGATCATCAATCTTTCACCGGACGCTCCGGTACCTTTTTTAAATACGAAGGCTTGGGATGTATCTATTGGCACATGGTTTCAAAATTACTTTTGGCGGTTCAGGATACCTATTACCGGGCTTACAATGATGGATCCGATCCGGAAATCCTGGAAATGTTAAAAACATATTATTTTGAAATTAAAGAAGGAATCGGAAGCCATAAGAATCCGGACGAATATGGCGCTTTTCCAATGGATCCCTATTCTCACACGCCCGGGTATTCAGGCGTACAACAACCGGGCATGACAGGTCAGACAAAGGAGGATATCCTTGCACGAACCGGTGAATTGGGAGTGCGCATCAAACAAGGAGCCATTCATTTTACTCCGGCTCTTCTGAACACAAAGGAATTCCTTTTAAACTCAAAAGTTTTCAGCTATTTCGATGTGGAGAATAAAAGACAAACATTGATGCTAAGTGAAAATATGATGGCTTTCACCATCTGCCAGGTTCCCGTCATTTACATCAAATCAGATATGGAAAAAATGATTGTGACATTTCGGGACGGTCACGAGAAAGTACTGGACGGATTAACACTTCCAGCATCTTACAGTTCACATGTGTTTGAGCGGGACAATAAAATAATAAAAATACACGTATTGTTAAAGTTATTATAAAGCGAGGTATAGAATGCAAAAGAGAAAAAGATTGATTCGTTTATCATCATTGATCTTCTTCATTTTTACAGTCATTGTAACCGGATTAAGCGCCAAGGAATTCGATCAGGTAATGGTGGTACAGGATGAGAACGGTTACCGTCTACAGGTTCAGGGAGAAGATTTTTTTATCAAGGGGATGAACTGGGATTATTATCCAATCGGGACAACCTATACCTATTCAATATGGAACCAGCCGGATGATATCATCGTGGCAGCTTTAGACAACGAAATGTCCTTGCTTAAGGCAATGGGGGTCAACACAATACGCCAGTATGTGGGCATTCCTTCCCGCTGGATCGAATATATTTATAAAAAATACGGGATATATACAGTGCTCAACCATGCTTTTGGACGTTATGGTGTTGAGGTCAACGGTGCGTATATCCCTCATACAGACTACGCAGACCCTGACACACGAAAAGCGCTACTCAATGAAGTCCGCGAGATGGCTGAAGAATACAAGGATACACCGTGACTGCTGATGTGGATGTTGGGAAATGAAAACAATTATGGCCTTTTCTGGGATTCGGCAGAAACGGAAAATATCCCCGGAGAGCCTACACGTGAAGAAGTGCGGGCCCGCCACATGTATGCCCTTTTTAATGAAGGTGTAAAAACAATTAAAGCCATCGATGATAAACGACCTGTTGCTATGGTGAATGGTGATTTGCTGTTCCTTGATATCCTCGCCAGTGAGATAACAGATCTTGATATCTTTGCCAGCAACATGTATCGCGGTTACACATTTACAGATGCTTTTGAACGGGTTGAAAAAACACTGGGGCTTCCTTTTATGATGGCCGAGTTTGGATCGGATGCTTTTAACGCCCGAACCGGTGAAGAAGCTCAAATTGATCAGGCAGGGTATTTTATATCCAATTGGGCGGACTTGTATAAACACGCTGCAGGTATGGGACTTACCGGCAATTCAATTGGCGGATTTACGTTTCAGTTTAGTGACGGGTGGTGGAAAACCGGGCAGGAATATGACCTGGATGTTCATAATACCAAGGCCTCATGGGCAAACGGGGGCTATCAGTTTGATTACCGGGAAGGGTCCAACAATATGAATGAAGAGTGGTTCGGTATCTGTGCCAAAGGTCCGACAAACGAACGTGGCTTATATGAATTGTATCCAAGGGCTGCTTTCTATGCCTTGCAACAGATCCATGAACTGAGCCCTTATGAACCGGGATTAACCCATGCTGGAATTGATCAATTTTTTTTAATACTCTCAATATTCAGGAAATGTACCTGAAAGCCCGGGGAGACAGGGCTGCCTTATTATCCGAGAATCAAAAGGCTTTTCGCATCAGCAATGCCTTTATCAAAATGGAAACGTATTATACAGGCGGTTCCCATATCACAACACCGGCTTCTACAGATACAGATTTTGACGGTTACCCCCGTTTCCAGGGATTTGACCATTTGCAATCCTATTTTACAACCGTTGCCTTCAGTCCAAATGGCCATTTCAATGGTTTTATTTCTCTCAACTTTCTGGCTCATGTTCCCAAAAACCCCATCGATGAAATCTTTTATGAAAACCGGGGTCGCGAACAGGTTGTTCGCGCCGAAGAGGGATTATACACGATCACTGATGCAGAGCGGGTTAAAGTCTACAGGGCTGAATTCAACTGGGATGATGACTGGTTCAACCTGACAGGCTTCTATCGTACCGGCCATTATCACTGGGGTTATGAGGGTGATTTTTTTGGATTGTATCCAGAAGCAAATTACGGTCCCAATATTGACATTTACAACGGTGAAGCGCCTCTGGGTGTTGAGTTTGCCGGTAAACAAGCATTGGAAGGATTAAAAATTGCCTATGGACCCGAACTCTGGTGGGGAGCAAATCCGGCCATTTTATTGAAATACCGGAAACAATTTGGACGATTTACTACAACTGCTATGTATCAGGAAGACCTGAGTTCTCAGAGCCTGGCAACAAGTTCTTTCGCCATACCTCTTCCACCTACAAAAAAAGCCACTCTTCACCTGGCTTTTCCGGTGGGAAAAGCCGGTATTGAATTGGGCGGTATCTGGTCCGGTGAAAACCGTCTTGAAGAAACCTTCCAGATTCTGGATAAAGACGCCGGATCCTATCGTGTGTTGCAAGACGAAATCCGGCCTGCAGATATGTTTGGCGGAAAATTTAAGGTGACATACTCACAAGGCCGGTTCAACTGGTATGCCCAGGGTGCCATGATGGGATTGGTCGCTGACGGTCGTGTAAACAGTGCCCTGACCTATACAGGCTGGCGCCTGAAAGATAGCGGCAGAGGTAACCAAACAAATATCTTAACAGGTCTTACCTATTTAATGGGTAACTGGCAGATAGCTCCCAATTTCCTCTGGCAAAAACCCCTCGTGGACCCCATCCCCTCTGATGCTCCAGCCCCTGCCACACCCCGTAACGTACTTGACGATCCGTTTGCCGTCATTGACAACCGCGAAACCACAGCCGGGGAAATACTCCTGACGTATGATCCCACACCTGCCACATGGATGTATAATTGGGACAGCGATATGCGTGAAGATGCCAAACTGGCTGCAAGCATTGGCTTTGTCTACCGGCACCATCCCACAACCCGTGATGCATCAATCGGTATCCTGGGTGACGGGCGTACCCTCTTTGCCTTTGACGGGGCTCCACCAGCCCGAGATCTGTGGGAAGTTTATGCGCGGATCGTTTCAAAAGCACGTACGGATCTGGGTCTGATCGCGAATCTTTATACCGGAAACGGAGAACCGAAGGGAAATGACCCACGGGAAATCTTCCGCATGGGAGCCGATGTCCGTTTCATCGTAAAAGATATCAAGCTGATCACCATGGTAAAGTTTAACGATTGGGGACCTTATGATTATCATCAAGATTTTAACCTGACATATCCCCTTCAACTCAGTGTTGATATTTCAAAATCCCTCGGAAAACAAGGTTGGCTCTATGACAGCAAACCCCGCTTTGGCTTGAAACTCGGATGGCGTTCCCTGAATGAATATTCTCCCCGCTATGAACCCGGTCCAGGCACAGATGAAAACGGTTCTGAATGGGAAATCAGAACTTATTTCCACATGAATATCAACATGAAATAACACAGGATAACACATCAATTGCATTGGAGACGATCATGATACAAAAACAAAAAAAATCATTCTTCATAATGGTAATAATGATCATTTTGAGCTTGAGCAGTTGTGAACGGGATATTACAGGCCTTGATCCGGCACCCTTCCCGGATGATCCCGAAGTATTCATGGATGAATTTGGAGAGGGTATTCAATATCAGGCCTTTCTTAACTCAAAATATGATGCACTTGAAATGGATGCTATTGAATACTATGACGGAGACCGTTCCATGAGTTTTATTGTGCCCGATGCCAACGATCCCAGTGGATGGTTTGCCGGTGGTGCCCTCGTTCATCCCGTTGGCCGCGATCTTACACAATATGACGCCCTGACATTCTGGACCAAAGCAAGTATGCCGGCAGAGGTGGGGGTCTTCGGTTTCGGGAATGATAATTCCGGGACATCAAAATACACTGTCGAAATGCCTGACGTCACGGTAAATACCCTCTGGAAAAAAGTGATTCTGCCCATTCCTTTGGCATCAAAACTCACGCGGGAAGGCGGGATGTTCCATCTGGCCGCCTCTCATGTGAATGGCCATGGGTACAAAATTTGGGTGGATGAAGTCCGTTTTGAACACCTGGGTACGATTGCCCATCCCCGGCCGGTCATCAACAATCAAACGATTACCGGAGAGGTCGGCGACAGCCTGACACACTTCAGCGGCACTCGGGTCACAATGAATGTCGCCGGAAATGATGTAACAGTGAATATGAGTTCTCACTACCTGACATTTATCTCGTCAAACGATACCATTGTTTCTGTTGACGAGGAGGGCATTATCAGACTGGTCGGCCCTGGAACAGCGGTTTTGTCTGCAAAACTTGGATCTGTCGATGCGGAAGGCTCCGTAACAATTATATCCAAGACACCCCCGCCTGCCCCTGAAACGTCTGCACCAACACCCACTTTTGCTTCGGAAGATGTAATCTCGCTCTTTTGTGATGAGTATCCCAATGTAAGCATTGACACCTGGTCTGCCGAATGGGATGCTGCCAATGTGGAAGATTATACAATCGGCAGTGACACTCTGAAAAAATATTATAACCTCCAATTTGCCGGGATTGAGTTTACAAGTTCACCCATAGATGCATCCGATATGACTCATTTTCACCTGGATATGTGGACACCCAATTCTACCTCACCCCCGGCACTGTTTAAAATTAAATTGGTGGATTTCGGGGCAGATGGTGTATTTGGCGGTGGTGATGATTCTGAACATGAATTGACATTTAGCGCAGGTACCAATCCGGCTCTTGCAACAGAAAGCTGGGTGCGTTTTGATATTCCTTTAAGCCAATTTACCGGTATGACCGGGAAAAACCATATCGCCCAACTGATTATATCAGGGAATCCCAACATCGTGTACATTGACAATATATTATTTCATAAATAGGCAGGAAACGCTCGTGAATAAAACAATTCAACAGATCATCCTTCTGCTGTTTTTTATCATCACCGGAGTATCTATAGCATCCTGTGATCTGGGAGGTTCTGAAGAATCGGAATGGGAGCTGATCTGGCAGGATGAATTTGAAGGACCTGCCGGTCAAAAGCCGGATGCAAATAAATGGGTCTATGATATAGGTACCGATTGGGGTAATGCTCAGTTGGAGTATGATACGGACCGCCCGGAAAATGCATCACTTGATGGAGAAGGAAACCTGGCCATCACCGCACGAAAGGAATCCTATGAAGGCCAGAACTATACCTCAGCACGCATTTTGACTCGGGGAAAATTTGAAACAACATACGGAAAAATTGAAGCAAGCATCCTCTTGCCCTGGGGTCAGGGAATCTGGCCGGCTTTCTGGATGCTGGGCAATGATTTCAATACTGTCGGATGGCCTGCCTGTGGTGAAATCGATATGATGGAATACCGTGGACAGGAAGTCACCAAAATATCGGGGACAGTCCATGGCCCCGGTTATTCCGGGAGCAACGGCATAGGCTCGGAATATGAACTGGTTAAGGACCGTTTCGACACAGGCTTTCACACCTTCACGCTTGAATGGGGAGTGGATTATTTAAAATGGTTTGTCGATGGTATCCTCTTTCAGACAATTACTCCTGACGACCTGCCCGGAGAGTGGGTTTATGATCATCCCTTTTATATCATTTTAAATGTGGCGGTAGGTGGAAATTATGTGGGATCTCCAAATCAGGATACTCTCTTTCCCCAAACTATGCGGGTAGATTATGTGCGGGTTTACCGGGCAAAACAATAATTAATGGACATTTATACTCATAGGACATTAACACATGAATGCACATCAACATCATCAAACGGCTGAAAAAGACAGAGTCTCTTTCGGACAAAAATTTGCTTACGGCCTTGGATCTATCGTTAACAACCTTTTGGGATCAGCCATTGGTTACATGTCTATTGTTTTGAATGTCGGCCTCGGCATGAATCCGGCATTGGTTGGAACCCTCCAGGCCATTCCAAGGCTTACTGATGCTTTTACAGATCCTATTATGGGATATATTTCTGATAACTCCCGTTCCAAATATGGTCGAAGGCGACCCTTTATTTTTGTGGGTGCCATCGGTGTAGGACTCATCTTCGCTTTGATGTGGCAATTACCTCCCGGAAGAAGTGAATTGTTTTATTTCGGTATATTTCTTACCGGCTCTATCATCTTCTATCTGTTTTATACCATTTATGCCACACCCTGGGTTGCTCTGGGGTATGAACTCACAGAAGATTATCATGAACGGACCCGTGTACAGGGTGTGACAAATTTTATGGGACAAATCGCCTGGATTATATTGCCCTGGTTTTACGCCTTTATGGAAAATGACCGGATCTTTTCAAACTCTGTGCAGGGTGCAAGAACGCTGGCAATCATGATCGGTATTTTGGTGATTGTCCTGGGCGTTATGCCGGCAATCTTTACCCGGGAACGATATATTCAAAAAGATGGAAAAGGCAAGACAGATATTGCTTTAAAAGGTATCTGGCACAATATAATGGTCTTTTTCTCCGGCCTGGGAACTACATTGAAAAACAGAGAATTTCTAAAACTGGCTGTCGGGACCTTTTTTATGTTCAATGGGATGATGCTCGTCGGAGCTTTCAGCTCATATATTATCATATTTTATGTCAGTGGCGGCGATAATGACCTGGGAGCACGTTATATCGGACTCTTTGGCACCATAAACACAATTTCCACATTTACTGCTATTCTTTTTCTAACATGGCTCTCTACAAAAATCGGTAAACGAAAAACCTTTATGCTGGCAGCATCTTCCACAATGATCGGAAGTCTTTTAAAATGGTTCAGCTATGATCCCATGGCCCCCTGGAAAGTACTCTTACCTGCCCCTCTCATTGCAATCGGTATGGGAGGATTATTTACCCTTATGGGATCCATGATGGCGGATGTCTGTGACCTGGATGAGCTTAAGACCGGTAAGCGTCGTGAAGGTATGTATAGCTCAATTTACTGGTGGACTGTAAAGCTCGGGATGTCTCTGGCCTTCGCGTTATCCGGTTTTCTTTTAAATAAAACAGGGTACCTTGTTGATCTGGGGGGTGCTCAATCATCCAGTACTTTTTTCCAAATGCGTGTCATTGATATTTTGGTTCCGGCGGCTTGTGCTGCAATCGCCATTCTATCTGTTAAAATGTACAAAATTACGGAAGACCGGTCTTACGAAATTCGCAAACTACTTCAGGTAAAACGTGCCGCCCTTGAGACCGTTGAAATGAAACCTGCCCAATAGGAGATCACCATGAAAAAAAATCATATAAAAATCCTTGTGATAACCTTGATTGCAAGTTTATTCCTGACCCAATGCGGGATAAACGGAAAAGACAGCAGCGGTGAAAAACTTTCACAACAGTCTATTCACATCTGCATGATTGGCACGGCACTTCATGATCCTGTCTCACAAAAAGCCTTTCTGGGTGCTGAAAATGAAATTGAAAAGATTACCCGAAAGTACTCAAAATTAAAAATTATCCTTGATTACAAAGCACCTGAAAAAGAGAGTCCGGAAAGACAACAAGTATTCATTCAAGAGGCTCTGTCCAACCATATCGACGCTATTATTCTCTCATGTTCTGATTCTGCAGCACTTAATAAAAGTATTCATCAGGCCATTGAAGCCGGCGTACCCGTTATTACGTACGATAGTGACGCCCCCTCATCAAAACGGATAGCCTATGTGGGGCCAGATCACTATAGCCTTGGTGAAAAACTTGTGGGGCTCATGGCCCCCTGGGTGGATTCCGGGCAGATTGCAATCCTCTCAGGGAACAAAAAAGCCTATAAACACACCTTGCAGCTGGCGGGCATCCAGAATGCTCTGAATATGTATCCCGGGTTAGAGATCGCTGATATTATAGAACACAATGAAACACCTGAATCGGCAGTAAGAGCTTTACATAAAGCCCTGGAATCCCATCCCGACATATCCGGAGTGATTACACTGGGATCCTGGTTGTTTGATCGCCACACGCTTATGGAAAACCAAACCATGTCAGGGTTAACCTTTGTCAGCATTGATGCCTTCCCTGCATCCTTTCCATATATAGAAAACAATATACTGACAGCAGCTGTGGGACAAGCCACATTCCAGATGGGAAGTCAGGCGTTAAAGCTTGCAGTAGACAAACTGTATCTGAACAAAGATATTGATGAGCTCAATATCATGAAGGTTATCCCCGTATCCATTCACAATCTGGGGGGATGGGCCCGACAGTTAAGGGCCTGGGGCCAGATTGGTATTGATGAAAAATATCTGACCATGTAAAGGTGCAAAAATGATGATAAAACCAACACATAAAAATATCATTCAAATTACGCTTCTGATCCTTCCGGTGTTGATGTTTTCCTGCAAAGCGGATCATTCCGAACTCCAAAGTTCAGAAATATTGCTTACCTCAGAATCCGGAGACCGTCTTGCTGTGAAAGACAATGTCAATTTTGTCTATGGGCAGGCCAAGGGAACCGTTTTGAAAATCAAGCCTGATGAACTCAAACAACACATAGAGGGGATTGGTTCATCTTTTACAGAATCATCTGCATTTGTTCTGGCTCACCTGGATTCAGAAAAAAGAGAAGAAGTCATGCATAGAATCTTTGGTGATAAGGGAGCCCATTTTTCTTTGGCCAGAACACACATCGGAGCCTGTGATTTTACAGTAGAAGGGAAATATTCTTACGCGGACCTTTGGGATGACAAAGAATTACGCTCTTTTAGTATCGAAATGGATACAAAAGGTTTCAACAAGAAAGATTATCCTGGAATAAAGGATGAGACCTATGACCTGCTTCCCATGATTCGGGAAGCATTGAGGATAAACCCCTCTATCCATATTGTTGCTTCTGCCTGGACGGCGCCGGCCTGGATGAAGGATATCGAAGACTGGTACATCCCCGGTTCTCCGGAAAACAATTGGCAGGGTACCGGAGGATCCCTAAAAAAGGAATATGTGCAAACATATGCCGAATACCTCGTGAAATATCTCAAAGCTTACAGGGATGAGGGTGTAGATATATGGGCACTGACCCCCGTCAATGAGCCCCATGGCAACAATGGGCAATGGGAAAGCATGCACTTTTCTCC
This window of the Candidatus Neomarinimicrobiota bacterium genome carries:
- a CDS encoding MFS transporter; this translates as MNAHQHHQTAEKDRVSFGQKFAYGLGSIVNNLLGSAIGYMSIVLNVGLGMNPALVGTLQAIPRLTDAFTDPIMGYISDNSRSKYGRRRPFIFVGAIGVGLIFALMWQLPPGRSELFYFGIFLTGSIIFYLFYTIYATPWVALGYELTEDYHERTRVQGVTNFMGQIAWIILPWFYAFMENDRIFSNSVQGARTLAIMIGILVIVLGVMPAIFTRERYIQKDGKGKTDIALKGIWHNIMVFFSGLGTTLKNREFLKLAVGTFFMFNGMMLVGAFSSYIIIFYVSGGDNDLGARYIGLFGTINTISTFTAILFLTWLSTKIGKRKTFMLAASSTMIGSLLKWFSYDPMAPWKVLLPAPLIAIGMGGLFTLMGSMMADVCDLDELKTGKRREGMYSSIYWWTVKLGMSLAFALSGFLLNKTGYLVDLGGAQSSSTFFQMRVIDILVPAACAAIAILSVKMYKITEDRSYEIRKLLQVKRAALETVEMKPAQ
- a CDS encoding sugar-binding protein, whose product is MKKNHIKILVITLIASLFLTQCGINGKDSSGEKLSQQSIHICMIGTALHDPVSQKAFLGAENEIEKITRKYSKLKIILDYKAPEKESPERQQVFIQEALSNHIDAIILSCSDSAALNKSIHQAIEAGVPVITYDSDAPSSKRIAYVGPDHYSLGEKLVGLMAPWVDSGQIAILSGNKKAYKHTLQLAGIQNALNMYPGLEIADIIEHNETPESAVRALHKALESHPDISGVITLGSWLFDRHTLMENQTMSGLTFVSIDAFPASFPYIENNILTAAVGQATFQMGSQALKLAVDKLYLNKDIDELNIMKVIPVSIHNLGGWARQLRAWGQIGIDEKYLTM
- a CDS encoding glycoside hydrolase family 16 protein, translating into MNKTIQQIILLLFFIITGVSIASCDLGGSEESEWELIWQDEFEGPAGQKPDANKWVYDIGTDWGNAQLEYDTDRPENASLDGEGNLAITARKESYEGQNYTSARILTRGKFETTYGKIEASILLPWGQGIWPAFWMLGNDFNTVGWPACGEIDMMEYRGQEVTKISGTVHGPGYSGSNGIGSEYELVKDRFDTGFHTFTLEWGVDYLKWFVDGILFQTITPDDLPGEWVYDHPFYIILNVAVGGNYVGSPNQDTLFPQTMRVDYVRVYRAKQ